The following coding sequences are from one Marinilabiliales bacterium window:
- a CDS encoding glycogen synthase, giving the protein MEKTKVLYISQEISPYLPETEMSVIGRNLPQGVQERGREIRTFMPRFGCVNERRNQLHEVIRLSGMNLIIDDTDHPLIIKVASIQCARMQVYFIDNEDYFQRKSTLADEQGVYFEDNDERLIFFARGVLETVKKLRWPPDIVHCHGWFSALVPLYLKKAYGEEPLFQRSRIIYSLYNDRFTGNLNKAFKKKLLIEGITDKDVSMLNPPNYTNLSKLAINYADGIIFGSADVDSNLKDHVAKEKKPVLEYQPADDYVDLYSDFYDNLLNGSFNVSN; this is encoded by the coding sequence ATGGAAAAGACCAAGGTTCTTTACATTTCCCAGGAGATAAGCCCTTATCTCCCTGAAACGGAGATGTCTGTTATTGGGAGAAATCTTCCGCAGGGAGTTCAGGAGAGGGGACGGGAGATAAGAACGTTCATGCCGAGGTTCGGCTGCGTAAACGAGAGACGGAACCAGCTGCACGAAGTTATACGGCTGTCCGGCATGAACCTGATAATTGACGATACAGATCACCCCCTAATCATTAAGGTAGCCTCCATTCAGTGTGCCAGAATGCAGGTTTATTTTATAGACAACGAAGATTATTTCCAGAGAAAGAGTACGCTCGCCGATGAACAGGGTGTCTATTTTGAGGATAATGATGAACGGCTGATATTTTTTGCAAGGGGCGTTCTGGAGACCGTTAAGAAACTGCGATGGCCACCCGACATAGTTCATTGTCATGGCTGGTTCTCCGCCCTTGTCCCGTTATATCTGAAAAAGGCTTACGGTGAAGAGCCTCTGTTTCAGAGATCAAGGATCATTTATTCACTCTATAACGACAGGTTCACGGGGAACCTGAACAAGGCCTTCAAAAAGAAACTTTTGATTGAAGGCATCACCGACAAGGATGTCAGCATGCTGAATCCACCTAATTATACAAACCTTTCCAAGCTTGCCATCAATTACGCCGATGGCATCATCTTCGGATCCGCCGATGTTGATTCAAATCTTAAAGATCATGTTGCAAAGGAAAAAAAACCGGTTCTTGAATACCAACCGGCCGATGATTACGTTGATCTTTACTCGGACTTTTATGATAATTTATTAAACGGATCCTTCAATGTCTCCAATTGA
- a CDS encoding DUF4270 family protein, with amino-acid sequence MSPIDSITRKAATTTFDLLRKIPVLLFLTGVFTFLTSCEESSFVGLEVQPPSDRFNIKTIEDGDISTSVWSRDSILAIDHPRSLLGVLNDPVFGRMNASFVTQIGVWDQIDFGDLPVFDSLVLYLVVTGSYGRGTEEQEITVWELSEDIDYTARYYSNFDPLPGVYADEPLASQKIGVPAGDTLISFHLTNQRVQDKLLFAPDSSVLSLSAFLRYFKGIYVDVALDDDNARGSVYTINLNHASSKLSLFYRNENTPDTVDTNFRYDFIINEGANRINILSQDYENAVFSDRIGMTGTGDSLYYIQGGGGMISRLEFENLHAWRDSMPVSITSATIYIPVNKGSYNEDFPLPGKVALFERSEEGMLTGVPDFGLGDAYFGGSYDEEKGAYVMRVTNWFQNYVKGNKVHDYLYLSVREGGTNPHRAVLTNSLHSEGGPWLEIKYTRH; translated from the coding sequence ATGTCTCCAATTGACTCTATTACCCGGAAAGCTGCAACAACTACATTTGATTTATTAAGGAAGATTCCCGTATTGCTTTTTCTTACAGGAGTATTTACATTCCTCACTTCCTGCGAGGAATCGAGCTTTGTCGGACTTGAGGTGCAGCCTCCCTCTGACCGGTTCAATATCAAGACTATAGAAGACGGAGATATTTCAACATCGGTATGGTCACGGGATTCAATACTTGCCATCGATCACCCGCGGTCGTTGCTCGGTGTTTTGAACGACCCAGTCTTCGGCAGGATGAATGCTTCATTTGTTACCCAAATCGGGGTGTGGGACCAGATTGATTTCGGCGACTTGCCTGTTTTTGACTCCCTGGTGCTTTACCTTGTTGTTACAGGTTCATACGGACGGGGAACAGAAGAGCAGGAGATAACAGTCTGGGAGCTTAGTGAGGATATAGATTATACAGCAAGATATTATTCAAATTTTGATCCGCTTCCCGGGGTATATGCCGATGAGCCTCTTGCCAGTCAAAAGATAGGCGTGCCGGCCGGTGACACACTTATATCATTTCATCTGACCAACCAGCGTGTGCAGGATAAGCTGCTTTTTGCACCCGATTCGTCTGTCCTGTCCCTCAGTGCTTTTTTAAGATATTTCAAGGGGATTTACGTGGATGTCGCACTTGATGATGACAACGCCAGGGGTTCTGTCTACACCATAAACCTGAACCACGCCAGTTCAAAACTGTCCCTCTTCTACAGGAATGAGAATACTCCCGATACGGTCGATACAAACTTCAGGTATGACTTCATAATCAATGAAGGGGCAAACAGGATCAACATCCTCAGCCAGGATTACGAAAATGCGGTGTTCAGCGACAGGATCGGAATGACAGGTACCGGTGATTCTCTCTACTACATCCAGGGAGGCGGGGGCATGATTTCCAGGCTTGAGTTTGAAAACCTGCATGCCTGGCGCGATTCGATGCCCGTCAGCATAACCTCGGCAACAATTTACATCCCTGTTAATAAGGGCTCTTATAACGAGGATTTTCCACTGCCGGGCAAGGTAGCGCTTTTCGAAAGGAGTGAAGAGGGAATGCTTACCGGCGTGCCTGATTTCGGACTCGGCGATGCCTACTTCGGCGGGAGCTATGATGAAGAGAAAGGTGCCTATGTGATGAGGGTCACAAACTGGTTCCAGAACTATGTCAAGGGAAACAAGGTACACGATTACCTTTACCTGAGCGTCAGGGAAGGCGGCACCAATCCCCACAGGGCCGTACTGACCAACAGCCTTCATTCTGAAGGCGGGCCCTGGCTTGAAATAAAATATACAAGACACTAA